Proteins encoded by one window of Yersinia massiliensis:
- a CDS encoding DsbA family protein: protein MRILLVLLFTLTATPLWAAQPFTPEQEVRIKALIRETLIANPDILEQSVNAWQQQANEAQDKQLNQFIAANKKVLYEDPGSPRFGAAKPVLTIVLFTDYNCPFCKIFDPLLEKLVQEYPQVAVVLKPLPFKGESSVTSARVALTLWQQHPDQFMAFHQRLMAKKGFHDASSIASAQKTTGVTPVESSEQSLTVLRSNLKLAEQLGVQGTPATLIGDQMVPGAISYEQLEAIVKQQLAQAEK, encoded by the coding sequence ATGAGAATACTACTGGTTTTGTTATTCACGCTGACAGCGACGCCACTTTGGGCAGCACAACCCTTCACCCCCGAACAAGAAGTGCGGATAAAGGCATTGATCCGAGAAACCTTGATAGCCAATCCAGATATTTTGGAACAATCAGTTAACGCATGGCAGCAACAAGCCAATGAAGCGCAGGACAAGCAGCTCAATCAATTTATCGCTGCCAATAAGAAAGTCCTCTACGAGGACCCCGGTAGCCCGCGATTTGGCGCGGCAAAACCGGTACTCACCATTGTGCTATTTACCGATTACAATTGCCCATTCTGCAAAATATTTGATCCGCTGCTGGAAAAGCTCGTGCAGGAATACCCGCAAGTCGCGGTGGTGTTAAAACCGTTGCCGTTCAAGGGGGAAAGCTCAGTGACGAGCGCCAGAGTGGCATTGACACTATGGCAGCAACATCCTGATCAATTTATGGCATTTCATCAGCGACTCATGGCTAAAAAAGGATTTCATGATGCCAGCAGTATTGCGTCTGCGCAGAAAACAACCGGTGTCACGCCCGTTGAATCGAGCGAACAAAGCCTCACTGTGCTGCGCAGTAACCTGAAATTGGCTGAGCAACTGGGCGTTCAAGGGACACCTGCGACCTTGATTGGCGACCAAATGGTGCCGGGGGCGATCTCCTATGAACAGTTGGAGGCGATTGTTAAGCAGCAACTGGCACAGGCAGAAAAATGA
- a CDS encoding protein disulfide oxidoreductase: MSRLKRWGKELVVLVLLVAVVSLGMDWLRSPQAPSDWSSTPLQTLTGETVSLQAMSQDKPLLIYFWATWCAVCKFTSPSVNQLVQEGENVMTVALRSGDGPQVEHWLRKKGYQMPVINDATGQLSAQWQVSVTPTLVVLYRGKMVQHTSGWTSYWGMKARLWLAAF; this comes from the coding sequence ATGAGCCGATTAAAACGTTGGGGGAAAGAACTCGTCGTGTTGGTCCTGCTAGTGGCGGTTGTCTCGTTAGGGATGGATTGGCTGCGTAGCCCGCAAGCACCCTCAGACTGGTCCAGTACGCCATTGCAAACGCTGACGGGGGAGACGGTTTCTTTGCAGGCGATGAGCCAAGATAAGCCCTTGCTGATCTATTTTTGGGCGACATGGTGTGCGGTATGCAAATTCACCAGTCCTAGCGTCAATCAATTGGTTCAGGAAGGGGAGAATGTCATGACGGTGGCGTTACGTTCCGGCGATGGGCCGCAGGTTGAGCACTGGCTGAGGAAAAAAGGTTACCAGATGCCGGTGATTAATGACGCGACTGGCCAGCTATCTGCTCAATGGCAAGTCAGTGTCACGCCAACGCTGGTGGTTCTCTATCGCGGGAAAATGGTGCAACACACTAGCGGCTGGACCAGCTATTGGGGGATGAAAGCACGTCTATGGTTGGCGGCATTTTGA
- a CDS encoding ferredoxin reductase family protein, translating into MSTYAWRSTVWIAIYLFFILAPLLALLTGTLPPARDFWTEFSIALGYAGLAIMGLQFGLTARFRYVTEPWGEDIIYHFHRRISLIAVGLVIAHPIILFVVRPELLALLNFIEAPWRARFAAISTYSLIALVITALWRVQLRIRYEIWHLSHIILAIVAVIAGIAHMVGWGFYLDDPLKKALWVGLILFWFGLLLYVRIVKPLFILRRPYRVVDVVKERGDTTTLVMVPEGHSGFRFTPGQFGWLTVWGSPFNITGHPFSFSSSAAVSDGRVEMSIRNLGDFTRSVAKIPVGQRVYLDGPYGAFTLGNPADMHVLVAGGVGITPMMSMLRTLADSGDQRPALLLYGSKDWESITFREELEALQSRLNLKVVHVLSNPSPDWTGEKGFINAEVFKRYLPPPYASHEYFICGPNIMMDAIEKALDEIGVPMSKYHSERYSFV; encoded by the coding sequence ATGTCAACTTATGCTTGGCGCAGTACTGTTTGGATTGCGATATACCTATTTTTTATTTTAGCGCCATTGTTGGCATTATTGACCGGTACCTTACCCCCCGCCCGAGATTTCTGGACTGAGTTTTCCATTGCTCTCGGTTATGCTGGATTAGCCATCATGGGGCTGCAATTTGGTCTGACGGCGCGTTTTCGCTATGTCACCGAGCCGTGGGGAGAAGATATTATTTATCACTTCCACCGGCGCATTTCACTTATTGCTGTTGGCTTGGTTATCGCTCATCCCATCATCCTGTTTGTTGTTCGCCCTGAGCTACTGGCATTACTCAACTTCATCGAAGCCCCCTGGCGCGCCCGATTTGCCGCGATATCAACCTATTCACTGATTGCCTTGGTGATCACCGCATTGTGGCGAGTACAGTTGAGGATCCGTTATGAAATCTGGCATTTATCTCACATTATTCTGGCTATCGTTGCGGTCATCGCAGGGATCGCTCATATGGTGGGTTGGGGCTTTTATCTCGACGATCCACTGAAAAAAGCGCTGTGGGTTGGCCTGATTCTGTTTTGGTTTGGGCTGCTGCTCTATGTGCGTATCGTCAAGCCGCTTTTTATTCTGCGCCGCCCCTACCGAGTGGTCGATGTGGTTAAAGAACGTGGAGACACGACGACACTGGTGATGGTCCCTGAAGGTCATAGCGGTTTTCGCTTTACCCCTGGTCAATTTGGCTGGCTCACCGTTTGGGGCAGCCCGTTTAACATCACTGGGCATCCTTTTTCCTTTTCGTCCAGCGCTGCAGTGAGCGATGGGCGCGTCGAAATGTCGATCCGCAACTTGGGCGATTTCACCCGTAGTGTTGCTAAAATACCGGTTGGTCAGCGAGTCTATCTCGATGGTCCCTATGGCGCCTTTACCTTGGGTAATCCGGCAGATATGCATGTTTTAGTCGCCGGCGGCGTTGGGATAACCCCGATGATGAGTATGTTGCGTACTCTCGCCGATAGCGGCGACCAGCGCCCCGCCCTACTGCTTTATGGCAGTAAAGATTGGGAGTCAATTACGTTTCGTGAGGAATTAGAAGCCTTACAATCACGACTGAATTTGAAAGTGGTGCACGTATTATCCAATCCATCACCAGACTGGACTGGCGAAAAAGGGTTTATTAATGCCGAGGTCTTCAAGCGCTACTTGCCTCCTCCTTATGCCAGCCATGAGTATTTTATCTGTGGTCCAAATATCATGATGGATGCGATTGAAAAAGCACTGGATGAGATCGGGGTTCCGATGTCGAAATACCATTCTGAGCGCTACAGCTTTGTTTAA
- a CDS encoding DMT family transporter, with translation MNVLFPLFAVIIWSINAVVSKVSATAIDPAAISFYRWVLALLTLTPFVLTGVIRNWSAIRVYWWKLMILGLLGMVLYQSLAYYAAHSVSALFMGILSSLIPLLTVLISIVLLRVAPTVGIALGSVLSLGGLVWLVSAGSPAELLQHGIGKGELMMLGASASYALYGVLTKRWAIQLPNWQSLYMQIAFGVVLLIPNFLLAQDVQLTAQNIPLVLFAGIPASIIAPYLWIQGVMRLGANTASIFMNLTPVFTAMIAVTFLHEQLHSYHLIGGGITLAGVILAQRLRIPLRRIGVKRLHRNI, from the coding sequence ATGAATGTGTTATTCCCTCTGTTCGCGGTGATTATTTGGTCAATCAATGCCGTGGTCAGCAAAGTGTCTGCCACCGCAATCGATCCAGCCGCGATCTCATTCTACCGCTGGGTACTCGCGTTACTCACCTTAACCCCCTTTGTATTAACTGGCGTTATCCGCAACTGGTCAGCCATTCGGGTCTATTGGTGGAAATTGATGATTTTGGGGCTGCTCGGCATGGTGCTGTACCAAAGTCTGGCTTACTACGCGGCCCACAGCGTTAGCGCCCTGTTTATGGGGATACTCAGCTCGTTAATACCACTGCTAACTGTGCTGATCAGCATTGTTTTGTTACGTGTGGCTCCGACGGTTGGGATTGCCCTCGGGAGCGTGCTTTCACTGGGTGGATTGGTGTGGTTAGTCAGTGCGGGCAGCCCCGCAGAACTACTGCAACATGGCATCGGCAAAGGTGAATTGATGATGCTGGGCGCTTCAGCCTCCTATGCCCTCTATGGCGTGTTAACCAAACGCTGGGCCATTCAACTGCCAAATTGGCAATCTCTTTATATGCAGATTGCCTTTGGTGTAGTGCTATTAATCCCGAATTTCCTGCTGGCACAAGATGTTCAATTAACGGCGCAGAATATCCCACTGGTATTATTTGCCGGTATCCCTGCTTCGATTATTGCGCCCTATTTATGGATTCAAGGCGTGATGCGATTGGGCGCAAATACCGCCTCAATTTTCATGAATTTGACACCGGTGTTTACCGCCATGATAGCCGTGACTTTCCTTCATGAACAATTACATAGCTATCACCTAATTGGCGGGGGAATTACGCTGGCAGGGGTCATTTTGGCCCAACGGCTACGTATCCCGTTACGCAGAATAGGCGTCAAGCGGCTTCACCGAAATATATGA
- a CDS encoding AraC family transcriptional regulator: MTKPSFPVVAPTAPQSLSFRCEIYNANTEFLPHAHSYGQLICVKAGVLAMNIGGQRFLAPPEFSVWVPAGVEHSSFNRKSMHFRAIDIALELCDELPKSACLINISPIFRVIVEDCFSRGLLMPENEQDMRLASVLIDQLKISPVQRTYLPTSQDKLLSPILAALERCPSDNTSLALWAKQVYTTERTLSRRCQQELGMAFSEWRQRLRFLHAISLLEQGKTVQNVALDVGYSSASAFIAMFQQVAGTSPERFRRANPLRP, encoded by the coding sequence ATGACCAAACCCTCTTTTCCTGTTGTTGCCCCCACTGCGCCGCAAAGTTTGTCTTTCCGCTGCGAGATATACAATGCCAATACTGAATTCCTGCCGCACGCCCATTCTTACGGACAATTGATCTGTGTGAAAGCGGGCGTATTGGCGATGAACATTGGTGGTCAGCGTTTTTTAGCGCCGCCCGAATTCAGCGTTTGGGTGCCTGCGGGGGTAGAACACTCCAGTTTTAACCGTAAGTCGATGCACTTTCGCGCCATTGATATCGCCCTCGAACTTTGCGATGAGTTACCAAAATCGGCGTGCCTAATCAATATCAGCCCAATCTTTCGTGTCATTGTGGAAGATTGCTTTTCTCGTGGCTTATTAATGCCTGAGAATGAGCAAGATATGCGCTTAGCAAGCGTGTTAATTGATCAACTCAAGATATCGCCAGTGCAACGCACCTATCTGCCCACCTCGCAAGATAAACTCTTATCGCCCATCCTCGCGGCGCTGGAACGTTGCCCATCGGATAACACCTCGTTAGCGCTCTGGGCTAAACAGGTCTACACCACCGAGCGGACGTTATCGCGCCGTTGCCAGCAAGAGCTGGGTATGGCCTTCAGTGAATGGCGGCAGCGGCTGCGCTTTTTACATGCCATCTCGTTGTTAGAGCAAGGAAAAACCGTGCAAAATGTGGCGCTGGATGTCGGCTACAGTTCAGCGTCTGCTTTTATTGCGATGTTTCAGCAGGTGGCAGGGACTTCACCTGAGCGTTTTCGGCGCGCCAATCCTCTTCGCCCTTGA
- the pdxB gene encoding 4-phosphoerythronate dehydrogenase PdxB, with protein sequence MKILVDENMPYADELFRRLGDVQAVPGRPIPREALVDADALMVRSVTKVNEALLQGTSIGFVGTATAGTDHVDDNWLRQQGIGFSAAPGCNAIAVVEYVFSALMMMAERDGFQLRDKTVGIVGVGNVGSRLNDRLKALGVRTLLCDPPRADRGDNETFWPLEKLVSEADVLTFHTPLNKTGAYQSLHMADDELLAALPDGRILINACRGAVVDNAALLRALEKGKKLSVVLDVWEPEPELSLPLLARVDIGTPHIAGYTLEGKARGTTQVFEAFSQHLGQPQSVALATLLPQPEFSHLQLNGELDEGKLKRLMHLVYDVRRDDAPLRRVAGLPGEFDHLRKHYQERREWSSLCVQCDNAASAALLQKLGFGTELK encoded by the coding sequence GTGAAAATTCTGGTTGATGAGAATATGCCGTACGCGGACGAACTATTCCGGCGTTTAGGTGATGTGCAAGCGGTGCCGGGGCGGCCCATTCCTCGTGAAGCGCTGGTCGATGCTGATGCGCTGATGGTGCGCTCCGTGACCAAAGTCAATGAAGCACTGCTGCAAGGCACGTCTATTGGTTTCGTCGGGACCGCGACAGCCGGTACAGACCATGTTGATGACAACTGGTTACGCCAACAGGGAATTGGCTTCTCCGCTGCGCCAGGCTGTAATGCTATCGCTGTGGTCGAGTACGTTTTTTCTGCGCTAATGATGATGGCCGAACGTGATGGTTTCCAACTGCGCGATAAAACGGTGGGCATCGTGGGGGTAGGTAATGTCGGTTCACGGCTCAATGACCGTCTAAAAGCCCTTGGTGTCCGTACCTTACTCTGCGATCCACCGCGGGCGGATCGGGGCGATAACGAAACATTTTGGCCCTTAGAAAAACTGGTTAGCGAAGCTGACGTTCTCACCTTCCATACGCCATTAAACAAAACCGGTGCTTATCAAAGCCTGCATATGGCTGATGATGAGTTACTGGCGGCGCTGCCCGATGGTCGCATACTGATCAATGCTTGCCGTGGCGCGGTGGTGGACAATGCCGCCTTACTCCGCGCACTGGAAAAAGGGAAAAAACTGAGTGTGGTATTGGATGTGTGGGAGCCAGAACCGGAGCTTTCTTTACCGCTGCTAGCGCGTGTCGATATCGGCACGCCGCACATTGCCGGATACACACTCGAAGGTAAAGCACGTGGCACGACCCAAGTGTTCGAGGCATTCAGCCAGCATTTAGGGCAGCCCCAATCGGTCGCCTTAGCGACGCTGCTACCACAACCTGAGTTCAGCCATTTACAACTCAATGGCGAGCTGGATGAAGGCAAATTAAAACGATTGATGCACTTAGTGTATGATGTGCGCCGCGATGATGCGCCGCTGCGCCGTGTTGCTGGCTTGCCGGGAGAGTTTGACCACTTGCGTAAGCACTATCAAGAACGGCGCGAATGGTCATCACTGTGTGTACAGTGTGACAATGCCGCGAGTGCCGCGTTATTGCAGAAATTAGGATTCGGGACTGAGTTAAAGTAA
- a CDS encoding aspartate-semialdehyde dehydrogenase yields MSDGWNIALLGATGAVGEALLELLNERQFPVGELYPLASERSAGATVRFNGKSLLVENAAEFDWSQAQLAFFVAGPEASQQYAEEAGNAGCLVIDSSGLFAMEQDIPLVVPSVNPQVLADYRNRNIVAVADSLTSQLLTAIKPLTEQAGLSRLHVTALISASAHGKAAVDDLAGQSAKLLNGIPAEPGIFAKQLAFNVLPLLADEEGSVREERRLVDQVRKVLQDEGLPISVTCIQSPVFYGQAQVVHLETLRPIAAEEAREELENCEDIQLSEEDDYPTQVSDASGSDVLSIGCVRNDYGIPEVLQFWSVADNIRFGGALMAIETAERLLQEQLY; encoded by the coding sequence ATGTCTGACGGCTGGAATATTGCTCTGTTAGGAGCGACGGGCGCAGTAGGCGAAGCTTTGCTGGAGTTGCTCAATGAACGCCAGTTCCCCGTTGGTGAATTGTATCCGCTGGCCAGCGAGCGTAGTGCTGGCGCGACCGTGCGTTTTAACGGTAAAAGTTTGCTGGTTGAAAACGCCGCTGAATTTGACTGGTCCCAAGCACAATTAGCGTTTTTTGTGGCTGGCCCTGAAGCCTCACAGCAGTATGCGGAAGAGGCAGGGAACGCCGGTTGTTTGGTTATCGACAGCAGTGGCTTGTTCGCGATGGAGCAAGATATACCGCTGGTGGTGCCGAGTGTGAACCCTCAAGTGCTGGCCGATTACCGTAATCGTAATATCGTCGCGGTTGCCGATAGCCTGACCAGCCAATTGCTGACGGCGATTAAACCGTTGACCGAACAGGCAGGTTTATCTCGTTTGCATGTTACCGCGCTGATTTCTGCCTCCGCCCACGGCAAAGCCGCCGTGGATGATCTCGCGGGCCAAAGTGCTAAGTTACTTAACGGTATCCCTGCCGAACCGGGTATCTTCGCCAAACAGCTGGCCTTTAACGTCTTGCCGTTGCTGGCAGATGAAGAGGGCAGTGTGCGCGAAGAGCGCCGTTTGGTGGATCAAGTGCGCAAAGTGTTGCAAGACGAAGGCTTGCCTATCTCGGTGACCTGCATTCAGTCGCCGGTATTTTACGGCCAAGCCCAAGTGGTCCATCTGGAAACACTACGTCCTATCGCCGCTGAAGAAGCGCGTGAAGAACTGGAAAATTGCGAAGATATTCAATTATCCGAAGAAGACGATTACCCCACGCAGGTCAGTGATGCGTCAGGCAGTGATGTCCTGAGCATTGGCTGTGTGCGCAACGATTACGGTATTCCTGAAGTCTTGCAGTTCTGGTCAGTGGCCGACAACATTCGTTTTGGTGGCGCATTAATGGCCATTGAAACGGCGGAGCGCCTGTTGCAGGAGCAGCTTTACTGA
- the truA gene encoding tRNA pseudouridine(38-40) synthase TruA, with protein MSELELTQQDNVVQQDNVAQQSTTVSETATLKIALGIEYNGSRYFGWQRQQEVTSVQACLEAALSKVANEPIGVFCAGRTDAGVHATGQVVHFVTTAVRKDAAWTMGVNSHLPPDIAVRWVKTVDEDFHARFSATARRYRYIIFNHRYRPAVLAQGVTHCHMPLDAEKMEQAAQCLLGENDFTSFRAVQCQSRTPWRNVKHVKVTRHGAYIVVDIKANAFVHHMVRNIVGSLIEIGAGNQDVNWMAELLALKDRSRAAATAKAEGLYLVSVDYPEHFALPFAPMGPLFLADD; from the coding sequence ATGTCTGAACTTGAGTTGACTCAGCAAGACAATGTTGTTCAGCAAGACAATGTTGCTCAGCAAAGCACCACAGTGTCTGAGACTGCCACTCTAAAGATTGCGCTGGGGATCGAGTATAACGGTAGCCGCTATTTTGGCTGGCAACGTCAGCAAGAAGTCACCAGCGTGCAAGCTTGCCTCGAGGCGGCGCTTTCGAAAGTCGCCAATGAGCCTATCGGCGTATTTTGTGCTGGGCGAACGGATGCGGGAGTACATGCCACTGGGCAAGTCGTGCATTTTGTTACCACCGCTGTGCGTAAAGATGCCGCTTGGACCATGGGGGTCAATAGCCATTTGCCGCCAGATATTGCCGTGCGCTGGGTAAAAACGGTTGATGAAGATTTCCATGCCCGTTTCAGTGCCACGGCTCGCCGCTATCGCTACATTATTTTTAACCATCGCTATCGCCCCGCAGTATTAGCGCAAGGGGTCACCCATTGCCACATGCCGTTGGATGCCGAAAAAATGGAACAGGCCGCGCAGTGTCTGCTTGGTGAGAATGATTTTACGTCATTTCGTGCCGTGCAATGTCAGTCTCGTACACCATGGCGAAATGTAAAACATGTCAAAGTTACCCGACACGGCGCGTATATCGTGGTAGATATCAAGGCCAACGCTTTTGTCCACCATATGGTGCGCAATATCGTGGGTAGCCTGATAGAAATTGGCGCTGGGAATCAGGACGTTAACTGGATGGCTGAGTTATTAGCGCTAAAGGACCGTTCGCGTGCAGCAGCAACAGCGAAAGCCGAAGGGTTGTATTTGGTGTCAGTTGATTATCCCGAACATTTTGCTTTGCCCTTTGCGCCGATGGGGCCACTTTTCTTAGCGGATGATTGA
- a CDS encoding DedA family protein, with translation MDFIRFIIDFILHIDVHLAELVAQYGIWVYAILFLILFCETGLVVTPFLPGDSLLFVAGALASLPSNDLNVHIMVALMVTAAIIGDAVNYTIGRVFGEKLFSDPDSKIFRRSYLDKTHQFYEKHGGKAIILARFVPIIRTFAPFVAGMGKMSYRHFAAYNVIGALVWVLLFTYAGYLFGNVPFVQNNLKLLIVAIIVVSILPGVFEVWRHRRAAARQKNQ, from the coding sequence ATGGATTTTATACGTTTCATTATTGATTTTATTTTGCATATTGATGTTCATCTGGCGGAGCTGGTGGCGCAGTATGGGATCTGGGTTTATGCCATTTTATTCCTGATTTTATTCTGTGAAACCGGGTTAGTTGTCACCCCGTTTTTACCGGGCGACTCTTTGCTCTTTGTGGCTGGGGCGCTGGCATCATTGCCATCAAATGATCTCAATGTGCATATCATGGTTGCGCTAATGGTGACAGCCGCAATTATCGGGGATGCGGTTAATTACACCATTGGCAGAGTGTTTGGTGAAAAGCTTTTCAGTGATCCAGATTCCAAGATTTTCCGTCGCAGTTATCTGGATAAAACTCACCAGTTTTACGAGAAACATGGTGGGAAGGCGATTATTCTGGCACGCTTCGTCCCCATTATTCGTACTTTTGCGCCATTCGTTGCCGGGATGGGGAAAATGTCCTATCGTCATTTTGCAGCGTATAACGTGATTGGGGCATTGGTATGGGTACTGCTATTCACCTATGCTGGTTATCTGTTTGGTAACGTGCCTTTCGTGCAGAACAATCTGAAATTGCTAATTGTCGCCATCATTGTGGTGTCAATATTACCTGGTGTCTTTGAGGTTTGGCGGCATCGGCGCGCAGCGGCACGTCAAAAAAATCAGTAA
- the accD gene encoding acetyl-CoA carboxylase, carboxyltransferase subunit beta, whose amino-acid sequence MSWIERILNKSNITPTRKASIPEGVWTKCDSCGQVLYRAELERNLEVCPKCDHHMRMSARARLHMLLDAGSEVELGSELEPKDILKFKDSKKYKDRLSAAQKETGEKDALVSMKGTLHGMPIVAASFEFAFMGGSMASVVGARFVRAVEQALEDNCPLVCFSSSGGARMQEALMSLMQMAKTSAALAKMQERGLPYISVLTDPTMGGVSASLAMLGDINIGEPKALIGFAGPRVIEQTVREKLPPGFQRSEFLIEKGAIDMIVRRPVMRETIASILSKLTHQPQPSVDDVKSDMTATDTQAEA is encoded by the coding sequence ATGAGCTGGATTGAACGAATTCTTAACAAAAGCAATATCACACCAACCCGTAAAGCGAGTATTCCTGAAGGGGTGTGGACGAAATGTGACAGCTGTGGTCAGGTGCTTTACCGTGCCGAACTAGAGCGTAATCTAGAAGTTTGTCCTAAGTGTGATCATCATATGCGTATGTCAGCCCGTGCACGGTTACATATGCTGTTGGATGCAGGCAGTGAAGTTGAATTGGGTAGCGAGCTGGAACCGAAGGATATCCTGAAGTTTAAGGATTCCAAAAAGTATAAAGATCGTCTTTCTGCCGCTCAAAAAGAGACGGGCGAGAAAGATGCTTTGGTTTCCATGAAAGGCACTTTGCATGGCATGCCGATTGTTGCCGCTTCATTTGAATTTGCCTTTATGGGCGGTTCGATGGCATCAGTTGTGGGGGCGCGGTTTGTGCGCGCAGTCGAGCAGGCACTGGAAGATAATTGTCCATTAGTCTGTTTCTCATCCAGTGGCGGTGCTCGTATGCAGGAAGCATTGATGTCACTGATGCAGATGGCGAAAACCAGCGCTGCTCTGGCGAAAATGCAAGAGCGTGGTTTGCCTTACATCTCGGTGCTGACGGACCCTACCATGGGGGGCGTTTCCGCCAGTTTGGCGATGCTCGGTGATATTAATATCGGTGAGCCTAAAGCCTTGATCGGTTTTGCTGGCCCACGGGTTATTGAGCAAACTGTTCGAGAGAAACTGCCACCTGGCTTCCAGCGCAGTGAATTCTTGATTGAGAAAGGCGCTATCGACATGATTGTGCGTCGTCCAGTGATGCGTGAGACGATTGCCAGCATCTTGTCTAAGTTGACTCATCAGCCACAGCCAAGCGTGGATGACGTCAAAAGCGATATGACGGCGACGGATACTCAGGCCGAAGCCTGA
- the folC gene encoding bifunctional tetrahydrofolate synthase/dihydrofolate synthase, producing the protein MNNHQIPQATSPLAAWLDYLEHLHSQPIELGLERVKQVAERLDLLKPAPTVFTIAGTNGKGTTCCTLESILLAAGLRVGVYSSPHLLRYTERVRIQGQELSEAEHSHAFAHVEAGREGISLTYFEFGTLSALQLFKQAKLDVVILEVGLGGRLDATNIVDSDVAAVTSIAIDHTDWLGFDRESIGREKAGVFRAGKPAIVGEPDMPQSIADVAEKLGAQLYQRNKAWQFSQQEQHWNWQCGDHQWANLPLPNVPLANAATALAVLYYSGLPLSEAAVHQGLLAARLPGRFQIVSEQPLLILDVAHNPHAARYLTDRLAQLPKKGQVRAVVGMLSDKDIGGTLACLSEQVDEWYCAPLEGPRGATAAQLAEHLSRPRVFNDVETAWRQAMQDAAPQDVVIVCGSFHTVAHVMAALSL; encoded by the coding sequence ATGAACAATCATCAAATTCCCCAAGCCACGTCGCCTTTGGCCGCGTGGCTTGACTATCTTGAGCACTTGCATTCTCAGCCGATTGAGCTGGGTTTGGAGCGCGTAAAACAGGTTGCTGAGCGTCTTGATCTGCTTAAACCTGCCCCGACCGTATTCACCATTGCCGGCACAAATGGCAAAGGCACCACTTGCTGTACCCTTGAATCAATTCTACTGGCAGCCGGTCTGCGAGTGGGGGTGTATAGCTCGCCACATCTTTTACGTTACACCGAGCGCGTTCGCATTCAGGGGCAAGAGCTATCTGAAGCCGAACATAGCCACGCGTTTGCCCATGTTGAAGCTGGGCGCGAGGGTATCTCGCTGACTTACTTCGAATTTGGCACGTTATCAGCACTGCAACTCTTTAAGCAGGCTAAGCTTGATGTGGTGATTCTTGAAGTGGGGCTAGGTGGGCGATTGGATGCAACCAACATTGTTGATTCTGATGTGGCTGCTGTCACCAGCATTGCGATAGACCACACCGACTGGTTGGGCTTTGATCGCGAGAGCATTGGGCGCGAAAAAGCAGGGGTATTCCGTGCAGGAAAACCGGCTATCGTGGGCGAACCTGATATGCCGCAGTCTATTGCTGATGTCGCTGAAAAGCTCGGCGCTCAACTGTATCAGCGCAATAAAGCGTGGCAATTTAGCCAGCAAGAACAGCATTGGAACTGGCAGTGCGGCGATCATCAATGGGCGAATTTACCGTTACCCAATGTGCCGTTGGCGAATGCGGCCACGGCATTGGCCGTATTGTATTATTCCGGTCTGCCATTGAGTGAAGCTGCGGTGCATCAAGGTTTACTGGCTGCCCGTTTACCGGGACGTTTCCAGATAGTCAGTGAGCAACCCTTGCTGATTTTGGATGTAGCTCATAACCCGCACGCTGCACGTTATTTGACTGATAGGCTGGCCCAATTGCCGAAAAAAGGTCAAGTACGGGCAGTGGTGGGGATGCTATCAGATAAAGATATTGGCGGGACGTTGGCGTGTTTATCTGAACAGGTCGACGAATGGTATTGTGCGCCGTTAGAAGGCCCGCGTGGGGCCACGGCTGCGCAATTAGCTGAACACCTTAGCCGTCCCCGCGTATTTAATGATGTCGAAACGGCTTGGCGACAGGCCATGCAGGATGCAGCACCACAGGATGTGGTCATTGTCTGTGGCTCTTTCCATACAGTCGCCCATGTGATGGCCGCATTGAGTCTGTAG